TTCGGCGTAGACATCCTCACCCGCGCGGAAGCGGGTGACCTGCGCACCCACCACCTCGACCCGGCCGGCCAGAGCCCGTCCGGGCACCGGGTGCCGTGGCGTGCGGATGCCCGCCGCGGCACGGACCAACCACGGCCGGCCGGTCAGGAAGAACCAGACGCCGGGGTCGACGCCGGCCGCGTACACCCGGATCCGTACCTCGTCCGGGCCGACGACGGCGGGAAAGCCGAGGTCGGCGCGGCGGAGGACGTCGGGCGGCCCGTACTCGCGCTGGATGACGGCTTTCATGGTGGGCTTCGGTGCGCTTTCCATGGTGGCTTCCCTCCAGATCGGGCTTACTTTGTAAGCTAAGGCCTACTAAGTAAGCTGTCAATGGAGGTGAATATGCCGATCCGAAACGACACCGGACAGCGCCGGCCGTTGAGCCGGGAGCGGGTCCTGCTGGCCGCTCTCACTCTCGCCGACCGGGACGGCCTCGGCGCGCTGACGATGCGCCGGCTGGGGCAGGAGTTGGGCGTCGAGGCGATGTCGCTGTACAAGCACGTGGCCCACAAGAACGAGGTGCTCGATGGCATAGCCGAACTCGTGCTGAGTGAGTTCGAACTGCCGACCGAGGACATGGATTGGCAGGAGGGCATGCGCAGACGCGCGGTCTCGGCCCGCGCCGCGCTGGCCCGCCACCCGTGCTGGACCGTTCTGCTCAGCCGCAGCCGCCCCGGGCCGGCGATGCTGCGAAACCTCGACTCGGCCATCGGCAGCCTGTGCCGGGCGGGCTTCTCGCTGGACCTGGCCGCCCGCGCTTTATCGCTGCTGGACAGCTACATCTACGGCTTTGCGGCGCAGGAGGTCAGCCTGCCGTTCAACACTCCCGGCGAACTGATCGAGCTGACCGGCTCGATCATGGAACAGTTCCGTCCCGAGGACTACCCGCATCTGGCCAAGCTCGGCAGCGACGTCATCCTGCGGCCCGGCTACGACCACGCCGCCCAATTCACCTACGGCCTGGAACTGATCTTGGACAGCCTGGAACGTGCCCGCAACGCGACGGACTGACCCAGCACCGACGCACTGGCCCCGTCACCACAGAGAGCGGCAGGCTCCAGAGGGGTTCAAGATCAATCCTGAACCTGTGCCCATCGTGTGCCCGTTGATCTTCGCGAGCTACAACGCCTGGTCAAGGGTGATTCTGGTGGGCCGGAGGTACCACCATGCGAACCAGCCGGCAACCAACGCCGGCGAGCCGTTGGCACTGCGTTCGCGCAGGTCCCGTGCTTTGTCGGAAGCCCGATGACGGAGCTACGAGCCGCCGAAGACGTCTTCGAGCACGAGTCTTGCCCTGCCCGGGACTTCCTCCTCGGGGAAGATCTCCGCGCACAGAGCGAGGACCTGCTCGGCGCTGGTCAGCCCGAGGTGGTCGACCAGGAAGCGGATGTCCTCGGCGTCCCGCCGCCGTGCGGCAAGCACCTTCATGGCCAGTAGATGCTCCGGAGACGCCGCCGCCACCCGCAGGCCGGGGTGGTCGAAGACGCGCGGCGCCGTCGCGTCGCCTCCCGGAGCGACATAGGCACTCGCCTGCTCGTTGAGCCACCAGTGCGGCAGGCCGAGTTCATCCGCTACCGCACGGGCCTCGTCGAGCACGATGCCATGGGGTTGGAACACCGCGTCGATGTCACGAGTCGCCCGTCGCGCGTCGTAGGCCAGAGCCATGGCAGCCCCGCCGAAGATGTAGAGGTCCGCCACCACACCTCGCCTCGCCAGCCGGTCCCCGAGCCGGCGGAAGGCATCCTCGATCGCGGGGCGGTCCAACAGCGGATCATCGAGGCTCACGCGACATTCAACTCCTGCGCCGACACGTACACGCCACGACGGCGGAATGCCGCCGGCGCGTGTACCACCGCGTCGACCCGGGCCGCCCGGGTGTTGAAGGGGAACCAGAACCGCCGAAGCGACCGCGCCTCGACCCACGCTGGCGCGCCCCGCCCATCCTTGGCTGCCAGGTGTTCCGTCAGTGCTGCGAGGAACACGTCCCAGCGCTCGTCGCCCGTGGACGCTGGTTCCTGATCCAGTAGACCGGCGCGTATGTCGGCTGGCTCCCAGCGATACTCCTCGAGGAACTCCGCCACCAACCGCCACCGTCGCGGCTCGTCGGATCCCACGAGCAGTGCCCCCAGGCCTGCCACCGTCAGTGGCTCGTACCTCACGGCGCGCTTCTTCATTCCCTCGACGCTAGTACATTCGGCGGCGGATCCGTGTCCAGCCACAGTCAGCGTCGGGCAGCCACGCAGAGCGGAGCGCCACGATCAACTGGTGCACGACCGCACGCGGAAGATCCACATGGTGGAGCCCAGGGGACTCGAACCCCTAACCCCTGCCTTGCAAAGGCAGTGCTCTGCCAGTTGAGCTAGGGCCCCGCAGGCGGACGACGCCGCCAGGTGCCGACCTGCTCAGCGCAGATCGGGCGCGGTGGTCGCCTCGTGCCAGAGGGCGCGCTCGTCGTTGGAGGCCTTGACCTTCCTGGCCACCACTGCAGCGACGCCGACGATCCCGACGAGGAACAGAAGCTTCTTGAACATGGGGCGACCCCTCGCGCTCGACTCGACTGCTCGTCGGAACGGTGTTGCGGTGGGGCTAGCTGGAATCGAACCAGCGACCTCAGAGTTATCAGCTCTGCGCTCTAACCGACTGAGCTATAGCCCCGCGTGGCGACGAGCAAGGTTAACCCATCGCGTCGTCCGCTCCCAAATCGGGGTACCGGGTGACAGAGCACGACGCCGGGGCGACCGCTGTCGCGGTGCCCCGGCGTCGTGGCCGGTCGGTCGCGCCCATCGGGCGCGGGTGGATCAGTCGCGCTCGGCGAGCGTCAGCTCGATCCCGCCGACCAGGTCGGCGCAGACGTTGTAGACGAACGCGCCGAGCGTGGCCAGCGCGGTGAACAGCACCACGTTGACCAGCCCGATCAGGGCGGACGTCAGGATGACGCCCTTGGCGGTGATCTGGAAGCCACCGCTGGTGCCCTGCCCGCCGCTGGCGCTGACCAGGTCGGTCAGGCTGTCGTTGACGCTCTGGAAGACCCCCATCGCGTCCAGCGCGAGGTAGAGCACCGAGGTCGCCACGACCACCACGATGAACAGGACCACGGAGACGGCGAAGGCGAACTTCATCACGGACCACGGGTCGATCCGCTTGAGGTTCAGCCGGGCCCGGCGCGGACCCCGGGAGGCCGCCGAGCTGACCGAGGTACGCGCGGCGCGTACCGCGTCACCCACCCGGGCCGCACCGACGGCAGCCTGGCCGCCGATGCCGGGCGGCAGGCCACCGCCGTTGGCCGGTCGGGTGCCGCCCGCGCCCCCGGTGGGACGCGCGCCCTCGGGGGACGGCCGCGACCCGCCGCCGACCTTCGGCTGGGTGCCGGTCGTGGACGGAGAGGTGGCGACCCCGAGTGAGATCGGCTGTGTCGTGTTGCTCGACCTGGCCGCGGCAGCCACCGGCTGGGTGGCGGAGGAGGGCGCGTCGGTGCCCGTTGTCGGGGGCTTCTCGGTCGTCCCCGAATCCTCACCGGGCTTGTCCGGCGGCGGTGCCATGCCGGGTGCCCGGGTGAACTTCGGGGCAGGCGCGTCGGCGGGGACGGTCGCCCGGCCCACGGCGGCGCGGCCGGCGGGGGTGGTACCGCCCTTGGCGGCCTCCTCGTCGACCGGTTTGGCCGAGGTCCCCTTGTTCCCCGACTTCGCCTGTGTCTCCGTCATTCAACTAGTCCTGTTCGTCAGGCTCGTCGGCATTGCGAGCAATCGCCACGATAGTCACGCCGTCCGGGAGGTCCATCAGCTTGACCCCCATTGTGTTCCGGTCACGCGTACGGCGTACAGGCTTCACCGGAGTCCGGATGACGCCGCCGTTGCTGGTGATCGCGAACAGCTCGTCGTCCGGGTCGATCACGACCGCGCCGACCAGACCACCGCGGCGCTCGGTGATCTTCGCAGTCAACACGCCCTTACCTCCCCGGCCCTGCACCGGGTATTCCTCGATGGGGGTGCGTTTCGCGTACCCCCCGTTGGTGGCCACCAGGACGTCCAGGCCCTCCCGGACGACCTCCATGGCCAGCAGGACGTCGTCGTCGGTGAAGCGCATGCCGATCACGCCCGAGGTGGCCCGGCCCATCGGGCGCAGCGCCTCGTCGGAGGCGTTGAACCGGATCGCCTGCGCCTTCTTCGAGACGAGCAGCAGATCCTGCTCCGGTGCCGCGAGGACGGCACCGACCAGCTCGTCCTCATCGCGCAGGTTGATCGCGATGACGCCGCCGGACCGGTTGGAGTCGAACTCCTCGAGTCGGGTCTTCTTCACCAGGCCGTTTCTCGTGGCCAGTACCAGGTAGGGGGCCACCTGGTAGTTCGGGATTTCGATGATCTGCGCGATCTGCTCGTCCGGCTGGAAGGCGAGCAGGTTGGCCACGTGCTGGCCCTTGGCCACCCTACTGGCCTCCGGCAACTCGTACGCCTTGGCCCGGTACACGCGGCCCTTGTTGGTGAAGAACAGAATCCAGTCGTGGGTGGAGCATACGAAGAAGTGGCTGACGATGTCGTCCTGCCGCAGCGTCGCGCCGCTCACGCCCTTGCCGCCGCGCCGCTGGGAGCGGTAGAGGTCGACCTTGGTGCGCTTGGCGTACCCGGTGCGGGTGATGGTCACCACCACGTCCTCCCGGGCGATCAGGTCCTCCATCGAGACCTCGCCGTCGAACGGGATGATCTTCGTGCGCCGTTCGTCGCCCCACTTCGCGACGATCTCGCTCAGCTCCTCGGAGACGATCTTCCGCTGCCGCTCCGGCTTGGCGAGGATGTCCTTGAGGTCGGCGATCTCGATCTCGAGCTTGGCCAGGTCGTCCAGGATCCGCTGCCGCTCCAGGGCGGCCAGCCGGCGCAGCTGCATGTCCAGGATCGCGGTCGCCTGGATCTCGTCGATCTCCAGCAGCCGGATCAGGCCCTGCCGGGCGTCGTCGACGGTGGGCGACCGCCGGATCAGGGCGATCACCTCGTCCAGCGCGTCCAGCGCCTTGGCCAGGCCGCGCAGGATGTGCGCCCGCTCCTCGGCCTTGCGCAGCCGGAACGCGGTCCGCCGGCGGATCACCTCGATCTGGTGCTCGACGTAGTAGCGGATGAACTGCGCCAGGTTGAGCGTGCGCGGCACCCCGTCGACCAGGGCCAGCATGTTGGCGCCGAAGGTCTCCTGGAGCTGGGTGTGCTTGTAGAGGTTGTTCAGCACCACCTTGGCGACCGCGTCGCGCTTGAGGACCAGCACGATCCGCATGCCGGTACGCCCGGAGGACTCGTCCCGGATGTCGGCGATGCCGCCGAGCTTGCCCTCCTTGATCAGCTCGGCGATCCGCTCGGCGAGGTTGTCCGGGTTGACCTGGTAGGGCAGCTCGCTGACGACCAGTGCCGGCCGGCCCCGCTTGTCCTCCTCGACCTCCACCACGGCGCGCATCCGGATCGACCCGCGACCGGTCCGGTACGCGTCCTGGATGGCGGACTGACCGACGATCAGCCCGTGGGTGGGGAAGTCCGGACCCTTGACGATCTCCAGCAGCGCTTCGAGGGTGGTCGCCTCGTCGGCCTCCGGGTTCTCCAGGCACCACTGCACCGCCGCGCCGATCTCGCGCAGGTTGTGCGGCGGGATCTTGGTGGCCATCCCGACCGCGATGCCCTCTGAGCCGTTGACCAGCAGGTTGGGAATGCGCGACGGCAGGATGGTGGGCTCCTTGGCCCGGCCGTCGTAGTTGTCCTGGAGGTCGACGGTGTCCTCGTCGATGTCCCGCAGCATCTCCATCGCCAGCGGGTCCAGCTTGCATTCGGTGTTGTGGCTGACGAAGCCGTCGGAGACGAAGGAGTGGTCCTCGGTGTCCACCCGGACGCTGTAGACCGGCTGCACGCCCGCATCGGCGACCTCAGCGACCTCGGCGTAGTAGAACCGCCCGTCAACCAGCGGCTCGACCACGTCGAGCACCTCGGCCTCGGTGATCCGGGCGGCGATCTCGTCGCGGTCCCGCTCCCACCGCTCGATCCGGTCGACGTTGTGCCGGCGCAGCCAGTCGCGCTCGGTCCACCGGGTCGCGCCGTGCGCCCGGATGAAGTCACCTACCAGCGGCACGTGGTCGCTGGACAGCGCCGTGCTGCTCGCCGGCACCTGAGCCAGCTCGGATTCCAGCTTGGCCTGCTTGCGGCCGAGGAAGCCGACATGGGCGGCGAACATCCGGGCGTCGCGGCGGTTGGTCACCACGACCTTGATCTCGCCGTCGTCGTACCGGCACTGGCGACTGACGACGCCGAACTCCAGCAGGAGCTGCTGCACCTCGCGGGCGAGCCGCTCGCTGCGGGTCGAGTACGAGACCTGGATGGTGTTGCGGGGCAGCAGCGATGACGACCCGTCGCCCTCGAAGAGCGCCTGGAGGAACGCCCGCTTGATCGCAGCCGGCCCCTGCCAGACGAACTCGGGCACGAACTTCGCGGCGCTACGCGCACCGGTCAGCTCGCCGAGGACGCTGGCGCGCAGCGCCGACAGGTCCTGCACGTCCACCTCGTGCAGG
Above is a window of Micromonospora rifamycinica DNA encoding:
- a CDS encoding DUF6036 family nucleotidyltransferase — translated: MSLDDPLLDRPAIEDAFRRLGDRLARRGVVADLYIFGGAAMALAYDARRATRDIDAVFQPHGIVLDEARAVADELGLPHWWLNEQASAYVAPGGDATAPRVFDHPGLRVAAASPEHLLAMKVLAARRRDAEDIRFLVDHLGLTSAEQVLALCAEIFPEEEVPGRARLVLEDVFGGS
- the gyrA gene encoding intein-containing DNA gyrase subunit A; this encodes MTDTPESTPNEPETTETPLAAVVQHDRIEPVGLEVEMQRSYLDYAMSVIVGRALPDVRDGLKPVHRKILYAMYDSGYRPDRGYVKCSRVVGDVMGQFHPHGDSAIYDALVRMAQPWALRYPLVDGNGNFGSPGNDPAAAMRYCLTADVRIRTAGGSVRIGDVVPGATPSSETDVDLKVRDRNGDLVRASKFFHSGEHPTLRLRTREGYELTGTHNHPVLCLVDVAGVPTLLWKLLAEISPGDRVVLQRTVPDEIGYPMLEHVEAAVLAGAFVSEGWVSAGRAGFNNVDRDYFLRVVAAYDLAVGGPRYVSERVIASGSTLHEVDVQDLSALRASVLGELTGARSAAKFVPEFVWQGPAAIKRAFLQALFEGDGSSSLLPRNTIQVSYSTRSERLAREVQQLLLEFGVVSRQCRYDDGEIKVVVTNRRDARMFAAHVGFLGRKQAKLESELAQVPASSTALSSDHVPLVGDFIRAHGATRWTERDWLRRHNVDRIERWERDRDEIAARITEAEVLDVVEPLVDGRFYYAEVAEVADAGVQPVYSVRVDTEDHSFVSDGFVSHNTECKLDPLAMEMLRDIDEDTVDLQDNYDGRAKEPTILPSRIPNLLVNGSEGIAVGMATKIPPHNLREIGAAVQWCLENPEADEATTLEALLEIVKGPDFPTHGLIVGQSAIQDAYRTGRGSIRMRAVVEVEEDKRGRPALVVSELPYQVNPDNLAERIAELIKEGKLGGIADIRDESSGRTGMRIVLVLKRDAVAKVVLNNLYKHTQLQETFGANMLALVDGVPRTLNLAQFIRYYVEHQIEVIRRRTAFRLRKAEERAHILRGLAKALDALDEVIALIRRSPTVDDARQGLIRLLEIDEIQATAILDMQLRRLAALERQRILDDLAKLEIEIADLKDILAKPERQRKIVSEELSEIVAKWGDERRTKIIPFDGEVSMEDLIAREDVVVTITRTGYAKRTKVDLYRSQRRGGKGVSGATLRQDDIVSHFFVCSTHDWILFFTNKGRVYRAKAYELPEASRVAKGQHVANLLAFQPDEQIAQIIEIPNYQVAPYLVLATRNGLVKKTRLEEFDSNRSGGVIAINLRDEDELVGAVLAAPEQDLLLVSKKAQAIRFNASDEALRPMGRATSGVIGMRFTDDDVLLAMEVVREGLDVLVATNGGYAKRTPIEEYPVQGRGGKGVLTAKITERRGGLVGAVVIDPDDELFAITSNGGVIRTPVKPVRRTRDRNTMGVKLMDLPDGVTIVAIARNADEPDEQD
- a CDS encoding DLW-39 family protein gives rise to the protein MFKKLLFLVGIVGVAAVVARKVKASNDERALWHEATTAPDLR
- a CDS encoding DUF3566 domain-containing protein, which translates into the protein MTETQAKSGNKGTSAKPVDEEAAKGGTTPAGRAAVGRATVPADAPAPKFTRAPGMAPPPDKPGEDSGTTEKPPTTGTDAPSSATQPVAAAARSSNTTQPISLGVATSPSTTGTQPKVGGGSRPSPEGARPTGGAGGTRPANGGGLPPGIGGQAAVGAARVGDAVRAARTSVSSAASRGPRRARLNLKRIDPWSVMKFAFAVSVVLFIVVVVATSVLYLALDAMGVFQSVNDSLTDLVSASGGQGTSGGFQITAKGVILTSALIGLVNVVLFTALATLGAFVYNVCADLVGGIELTLAERD
- a CDS encoding TetR/AcrR family transcriptional regulator C-terminal domain-containing protein, encoding MPIRNDTGQRRPLSRERVLLAALTLADRDGLGALTMRRLGQELGVEAMSLYKHVAHKNEVLDGIAELVLSEFELPTEDMDWQEGMRRRAVSARAALARHPCWTVLLSRSRPGPAMLRNLDSAIGSLCRAGFSLDLAARALSLLDSYIYGFAAQEVSLPFNTPGELIELTGSIMEQFRPEDYPHLAKLGSDVILRPGYDHAAQFTYGLELILDSLERARNATD